The following DNA comes from Deltaproteobacteria bacterium.
TTCGTGATCGCTGCCGTCAATGTAGTCTTGCCATGATCTATGTGCCCTATCGTTCCTATGTTGATGTGCGGCTTCGTCCTCTCAAACTTCTTCTTCGCCATGGCGGTTCCTCCTTGGTTTTCACATGGCTTCCGAACCTGAATCCTTGCCCCTCAGTGCCTGGGGAATCTGGGCCTCTTCCTGGCCACCTCTGTCACTATAAGTGCAAATGGCAGCACCAAGGTGCAAACTTACCTGTCAATCCATTAACCTGCCGCTGCTGCCCTCACCTCATTGCTGATGGAGAGCGGCACCGGATCATAGTGTGAAAACTGCATATGGAAAGTGGCCCGACCCTGAGTGGCAGATCTGAGGTCCGTGGCATAGCCGAACATCTCTGCCAGGGGCACATAGGCGTCGATAGTTTGTACGCCAGGCCTGCTCTCCATTCTCAGGATTCTTCCCCGGCGGGCGTTGAAGTCCCCCACGACTTCTCCGATGAAGTCCTCCGGCACCACCACTTCCACTGACATGATGGGCTCCAGCAGAAGAGGTGCCGCCTGCTGAATCCCGGAACGCACCGCCATGCTGCCGGCAATTGCAAAAGCAATATCCGAGGAATCCACCTCGTGATAAGAACCGTCCACCAGGCTCACCCGAATATCCACCACTGGATAGCCGGCAAAAATTCCCTGCTCCAACGCCTCTCGCACGCCGCGCTCCACGGCGCCCACGTATTCTTTCGGCACCACACCTCCCACGGTGCGGTCCACGAACTCGAACCCTGCTCCCCGGTCGCTCGGCTCCAGCTCGAGCCATACATGACCATACTGACCCCGGCCGCCGCTCTGGCGGACAAAGCGGCCTTCGCTCCTCACCTTGCGGCTGATGGTCTCCCGGTAGGCAACCTGGGGTCTGCCCACCCTGGCCTGCACGCCGAACTCCCGCAGCAGCCGGTCCACGATAATTTCCAGATGGAGTTCACCCATGCCAGAAATGATGGTCTCACCGGTCTCGGCATCCACTCGCACACTGAAGGAGGGATCTTCCCGGGCAATCTTCCCCAGACCCTGGCCCAGCTTTTCCTGGTCTGCCTTGCTGCCGGGCTCTATGGCGATTGAAATGACCGGCTGCGGTATATCCATGCTTTCCAGCACAATGGGATGCCCGGGGTCGCACAGGGTGTCGCCAGTGCCAGTATTGCGGAGTCCCAGGGCGGCAGCGATGTCGCCGGCGTATACCGCCTTGACTTCCTCACGCTTGTCAGCGTGCATCTTCAGCAAGCGGCCGATTTTTTCCCTGGACTTCTTGTTGCAGTTCAGCACCTGGGTGCCGCTGGAAAGCTGCCCCGAGTAAACCCGCAAGAAGGTGAGATGACCCACGAATGGGTCGTTCATTATCTTGAAGGCCAGGGCCGCAAAGGGTGATTCATCCGCAGGCGTGCGAATCTCTTCCCTGCCGTCAGGCGTCAATCCTACTATGGCTGGCACATCCACAGGCGAGGGCAGATATTTTACCACACCGTCCAGCAATGTCTGGATTCCTTTATTCTTGAAGGCTGCGCCGCAGAAGGTTGGCACCAGCTTCAGCTGGAGCGTCGCCCTTCTGAGTGCCGCCTCCAGTTCGTCATTATTGATTGCCTGCCCTTCGACGTACTTTTCCAGCAGGGTTTCGTCGGTGTCAGCCAGGGCTTCAATGAGTCTGCTCCTGTATTCTGCGGCCTGGGCCTGCAGGTCAGCAGGAATGTCCACCACCTCGTAGGCCGCTCCCAGAGTGCTGTCATCCCACACCAGGGCCTTTTCAGCTATCAGGTCGATGACGCCCCGGAACTTCTGCTCCCGTCCCAGGGGAAGCTGTACGGCCACAGGATGAGCACCGAGCCTGGTTTGCATCATCTCCAGGCACCGCTGGAAATTCGCCCCCAGCCGATCCATCTTGTTGACAAAGGCAATCCTGGGCACGCCGTAACGATCCGCCTGCCGCCAGACCGTCTCTGATTGCGGCTCCACGCCTCCCACTGCACAAAAAACAGCCACAGCACCATCGAGCACCCGCAGAGAACGCTCCACCTCTACAGTGAAATCCACGTGCCCCGGCGTGTCAATGATATTGATCCGGCAGTCACGCCAGAAACAGGTGGTAGCTGCACTGGTTATAGTGATGCCGCGCTCCTGTTCCTGCTCCATCCAGTCCATTACTGCAGTGCCAGAGTCCACTTCACCCATCTTGTAGGACACACCAGTGTAGTAGAGAATCCTCTCCGTGGTGGTGGTCTTGCCGGCATCAATGTGAGCCATGATGCCGATGTTGCGAATTTTATCGAGTGCAGTTTGTCTGGCCATGTTCTCTTCTGTGTCCTGGCCGCCAGCTGGTCAGCCAGGGTCAGCCTGCTGTGCAACCGTTTACCAGCGGTAATGGGCAAAAGCTTTGTTGGCTTCTGCCATCCGGTGGGTGTCTTCCTTTTTCTTGACCGCCGCCCCCCGGTTGTTGGCTGCATCCAGCAGCTCCCCGGCAAGCTTGAGCGTCATGCTCTTCTCGGAACGTCCCTGGGCATTGCCTATAATCCAGCGTGTTGCCAGCGC
Coding sequences within:
- the fusA gene encoding elongation factor G, translating into MARQTALDKIRNIGIMAHIDAGKTTTTERILYYTGVSYKMGEVDSGTAVMDWMEQEQERGITITSAATTCFWRDCRINIIDTPGHVDFTVEVERSLRVLDGAVAVFCAVGGVEPQSETVWRQADRYGVPRIAFVNKMDRLGANFQRCLEMMQTRLGAHPVAVQLPLGREQKFRGVIDLIAEKALVWDDSTLGAAYEVVDIPADLQAQAAEYRSRLIEALADTDETLLEKYVEGQAINNDELEAALRRATLQLKLVPTFCGAAFKNKGIQTLLDGVVKYLPSPVDVPAIVGLTPDGREEIRTPADESPFAALAFKIMNDPFVGHLTFLRVYSGQLSSGTQVLNCNKKSREKIGRLLKMHADKREEVKAVYAGDIAAALGLRNTGTGDTLCDPGHPIVLESMDIPQPVISIAIEPGSKADQEKLGQGLGKIAREDPSFSVRVDAETGETIISGMGELHLEIIVDRLLREFGVQARVGRPQVAYRETISRKVRSEGRFVRQSGGRGQYGHVWLELEPSDRGAGFEFVDRTVGGVVPKEYVGAVERGVREALEQGIFAGYPVVDIRVSLVDGSYHEVDSSDIAFAIAGSMAVRSGIQQAAPLLLEPIMSVEVVVPEDFIGEVVGDFNARRGRILRMESRPGVQTIDAYVPLAEMFGYATDLRSATQGRATFHMQFSHYDPVPLSISNEVRAAAAG